Proteins co-encoded in one Arthrobacter alpinus genomic window:
- a CDS encoding IS256 family transposase — protein sequence MALDQSALLDLLGQLKLTDVSDRIRTATETLYQQLIEAEATAFIGAGPFERSEARTTQRNGSRSRTLTTTAGDLNLKIPKLRNGSFFPALLERRRRVDQALYAVVMEAYLHGVATRKVDDLVKALGADTGISKSEVSRICEDLDHEVGAFRNRDLSTMDYPYVFLDATYCKARVGHRVVSQAVVVAFGVAADGRREVLGFDVGDSENEGFWTAFLRSMKTRGLDGVKLTISDAHIGLKKAIATVFQGASWQRCRVHFMRNVLSIVPKGSQDMVGSIIRTAFAQPDAEHVNTQFDEVTRMLQKSHPKVAAMLGDAREDVLAFTGFPTRHWRQIWSTNPMERVNKEIKRRTDVVGVFPNPAALLRLAGAVLLEQHDEWEAGDRRYLSEASMTELKTMNTTTTAPVEEGILLPELTAA from the coding sequence ATGGCTCTAGACCAGTCTGCCTTGCTCGACCTGCTTGGCCAACTTAAACTCACTGATGTATCCGACCGGATCCGTACCGCGACAGAAACCTTGTATCAACAACTCATCGAAGCGGAGGCCACCGCGTTCATCGGCGCCGGCCCCTTCGAGCGATCCGAGGCACGCACCACCCAGCGCAACGGCTCCCGATCCAGGACGTTGACGACCACAGCCGGGGATCTGAACCTGAAGATTCCCAAGTTACGCAATGGCTCGTTCTTCCCTGCGTTGCTCGAGCGGCGCCGTCGTGTTGACCAGGCCCTCTACGCCGTGGTGATGGAGGCCTATCTGCACGGGGTTGCTACCCGCAAGGTCGATGATCTGGTCAAGGCACTCGGGGCCGACACCGGGATTTCCAAGTCCGAGGTCTCCCGGATCTGCGAGGACCTGGACCATGAAGTCGGTGCCTTCCGTAACCGTGACCTCTCCACCATGGACTACCCGTACGTATTCCTCGACGCGACCTACTGCAAGGCCAGGGTCGGGCACCGGGTCGTCTCCCAAGCCGTCGTGGTCGCTTTCGGGGTGGCGGCGGACGGGCGCCGGGAAGTCCTTGGCTTCGACGTTGGCGACAGCGAGAACGAAGGGTTCTGGACCGCGTTCCTGCGCTCCATGAAAACCCGTGGACTAGACGGGGTGAAGCTGACGATCTCCGATGCCCACATAGGCTTGAAGAAGGCCATCGCCACGGTCTTCCAGGGCGCTTCCTGGCAGCGGTGCCGGGTGCATTTCATGCGAAACGTGCTCTCGATCGTGCCCAAGGGATCCCAAGACATGGTCGGCTCAATCATCCGCACCGCCTTCGCTCAACCCGACGCCGAACACGTGAATACCCAGTTCGATGAAGTCACCAGAATGCTGCAAAAATCCCATCCCAAAGTCGCCGCAATGCTCGGCGACGCCCGAGAAGACGTGCTCGCGTTCACCGGCTTCCCAACCAGGCACTGGCGCCAGATCTGGTCTACCAATCCCATGGAACGGGTCAACAAGGAAATCAAACGGCGCACCGATGTTGTCGGGGTCTTCCCCAACCCCGCAGCCCTGCTCCGGCTCGCCGGCGCTGTCCTCCTCGAGCAACACGATGAATGGGAAGCCGGAGACCGCCGCTACCTCTCCGAAGCCTCCATGACCGAACTCAAGACCATGAACACCACAACCACCGCCCCGGTCGAGGAAGGAATTTTGCTCCCAGAACTCACTGCAGCATAA